One Brassica napus cultivar Da-Ae chromosome A1, Da-Ae, whole genome shotgun sequence genomic region harbors:
- the LOC125587345 gene encoding adenine/guanine permease AZG1-like, which yields MEQELPSSTRPKPKLLNRLNTYVGSSRIGKRFKLAERNSTFTTELRAGTATFLTMAYILAVNASILSDSGGTCSVSDCVPLCSNPTLLPSQCTGPGLRLIQPDVTCKFDPVNPGYAACLEGLRKDLIVATVASSLIGCVIMGLMANLPLALAPGMGTNAYFAYTAVGFHGSGSISYQTALAAVFIEGLIFLFISAIGFRTKLAKLVPKPVRISSSAGIGLFLAFIGLQNNQGLGLVGYSPSTLVTLAACPASSRASLAPVITSANGTVTFGSVSGDIMCLHGRMESPTFWLGIVGFVIIAYCLIKNVKGAMIYGIVFVTAVSWFRNTEVTAFPNTTAGDNAHDYFKKIVDVHVIKNTAGALSFSGISKGHFWEALVTFLYVDILDTTGTLYSMARFAGFVDEKGDFEGQYFAFMSDASAIVIGSLLGTSPVTVFIESSTGIREGGRTGLTAITVAVYFFFAMFFTPLLASIPAWAVGPPLILVGVMMMKAVTEIDWGDMREAIPAFVTMILMPLTYSVAYGLIGGIGTYVVLHLWDWGEDGMVKFGLLKRKVEEEEEVNDSNGLVKVNDTHTSV from the coding sequence ATGGAGCAAGAACTACCTTCTAGTACCAGACCCAAGCCCAAGCTACTAAACCGGCTCAACACATACGTGGGCTCAAGCCGGATCGGTAAGCGGTTCAAACTCGCCGAACGCAACTCAACTTTCACGACGGAGCTCCGTGCCGGTACGGCGACTTTCCTCACCATGGCTTATATCCTCGCCGTAAACGCCTCCATCCTCTCCGACTCCGGCGGAACTTGCTCTGTCTCCGACTGTGTCCCACTCTGCTCAAACCCGACCCTCCTACCTTCCCAGTGTACCGGACCGGGTCTCAGATTAATCCAACCGGACGTAACCTGTAAATTCGATCCGGTTAATCCCGGTTACGCAGCCTGCCTCGAAGGACTCCGAAAGGATCTAATCGTCGCCACCGTGGCTTCCTCCTTGATCGGATGCGTGATCATGGGACTGATGGCGAATCTCCCTCTAGCGTTAGCTCCTGGAATGGGAACCAACGCTTACTTCGCTTACACAGCCGTCGGTTTCCACGGATCCGGTTCAATCTCGTACCAAACCGCTCTCGCCGCGGTTTTCATCGAGGGGTTAATATTCCTCTTCATCTCCGCCATAGGCTTCAGAACGAAGCTAGCGAAACTCGTCCCTAAACCGGTCCGAATCAGCTCATCCGCCGGTATAGGCCTCTTCCTCGCCTTCATCGgtttacaaaacaaccaagGACTCGGTTTAGTCGGTTACAGCCCCTCCACTCTAGTAACTCTCGCCGCGTGTCCAGCCTCGTCACGTGCCTCGTTAGCTCCCGTTATAACGTCGGCTAACGGAACCGTCACTTTCGGTTCCGTTTCCGGCGATATCATGTGCCTCCACGGGCGCATGGAGAGCCCCACCTTCTGGCTGGGCATCGTCGGGTTCGTGATCATCGCTTACTGCCTGATCAAGAACGTGAAAGGAGCGATGATCTACGGGATCGTGTTCGTAACGGCGGTTTCGTGGTTCCGTAACACGGAGGTAACGGCGTTTCCGAACACAACGGCGGGAGATAACGCGCACGATTATTTCAAAAAGATCGTCGACGTCCACGTCATCAAGAATACAGCTGGAGCGTTAAGCTTCTCGGGGATAAGCAAAGGGCATTTCTGGGAAGCGTTGGTGACTTTCCTCTACGTTGATATTTTGGACACGACGGGGACGCTCTACTCCATGGCGAGGTTCGCCGGATTCGTCGACGAGAAGGGAGACTTCGAGGGGCAGTACTTCGCGTTCATGTCCGACGCGTCCGCGATCGTGATCGGATCGCTGCTAGGGACGTCGCCGGTGACGGTTTTTATTGAATCCTCGACGGGGATAAGGGAGGGAGGGAGGACGGGGCTGACGGCGATCACGGTGGCGGTTTACTTCTTCTTCGCGATGTTTTTCACGCCGCTGCTGGCTTCGATTCCGGCGTGGGCGGTTGGACCGCCGTTGATACTGGTGggggtgatgatgatgaaggcGGTGACGGAGATAGATTGGGGAGATATGAGGGAGGCGATTCCGGCGTTTGTGACGATGATTCTGATGCCGTTGACGTACTCGGTGGCGTATGGGTTGATCGGAGGGATTGGGACGTATGTTGTGTTGCATCTGTGGGACTGGGGAGAGGATGGGATGGTGAAGTTTGGGTTATTGAAAAGGAaagttgaggaagaagaagaggttaaTGATAGTAATGGACTTGTTAAAGTTAACGACACTCACACGTctgtttag
- the LOC125587373 gene encoding beta-galactosidase 1-like, with protein sequence MAFSVARFIQKGGSFINYYMYHGGTNFGRTAGGPFIATSYDYDAPLDEYGLERQPKWGHLKYLHRAIKLCEPALVSGEPTRMPLGNYQEAHVYKSKSGACSAFLANYNPRSYAKVSFGSNHYNLPPWSISILPDCKNTVYNTARVGAQTSRMKMVEVPVHGGLSWQAYNEDPSTYIDKTR encoded by the exons ATGGCCTTTTCCGTTGCAAGGTTTATTCAAAAGGGTGGCTCTTTCATCAATTACTATATG TATCACGGTGGAACAAATTTTGGTCGAACTGCTGGTGGTCCGTTTATTGCAACCAGCTATGACTATGACGCGCCTCTAGACGAATACG GACTTGAAAGACAGCCTAAGTGGGGGCACTTGAAATATTTGCATAGAGCGATCAAGCTGTGTGAGCCAGCATTAGTATCAGGAGAGCCCACGAGGATGCCCCTTGGAAACTATCAAGAG GCTCATGTGTACAAATCGAAATCTGGGGCTTGTTCTGCATTCTTAGCAAACTACAATCCAAGATCTTACGCCAAAGTTTCTTTTGGGAGCAACCACTACAATCTACCTCCGTGGTCTATTAGTATTCTCCCTGACTGCAAAAACACAGTTTACAACACAGCCAGG GTTGGTGCTCAAACCTCAAGGATGAAGATGGTTGAGGTTCCTGTTCATGGAGGATTATCTTGGCAGGCATACAATGAAGACCCATCAACTTACATTGATAAGACAAGATAG